One region of Methanobrevibacter millerae genomic DNA includes:
- a CDS encoding nucleotidyltransferase domain-containing protein — protein sequence MKNEILKKLNEIEKENNVSILFAVESGSRAWGHSNRNSDYDVRFIYKRNDINDYLILNRFVDVIQSNDGLFDFVGWDVKKALYLHFKSNPNLREWTISPIIYVKDEIGIFRDLPDFNPEILKHHYYGLAYNTNKRFVKGKDLRDAGTVKKMLYVIRCNLAWKLLDEGILPPMGFIEIVDLSGVDGELKKAFLALSENYSNLTLEKVSDGQLNMIHDWIVKSLGEFSKNKVEGPKRNIDDYNRIFQEIIG from the coding sequence ATGAAAAATGAAATATTAAAAAAGTTGAATGAAATTGAAAAAGAGAATAATGTCTCAATTTTATTTGCTGTCGAATCCGGTTCAAGGGCATGGGGCCACTCAAACAGGAATTCCGATTATGACGTAAGATTCATCTACAAGCGCAATGACATCAATGATTATCTAATTCTGAACAGGTTTGTTGATGTCATACAATCCAATGACGGGCTCTTTGATTTTGTCGGCTGGGATGTCAAAAAGGCATTGTACCTGCATTTCAAAAGCAATCCGAACTTAAGGGAATGGACAATATCTCCAATAATATACGTCAAAGACGAAATCGGAATATTCAGGGATTTGCCCGATTTCAATCCGGAAATACTGAAGCACCACTATTACGGCCTTGCATATAATACCAACAAGAGATTTGTTAAAGGCAAGGACTTGAGGGATGCGGGGACGGTTAAAAAAATGCTCTATGTAATCAGATGCAACCTTGCATGGAAATTGCTTGATGAGGGCATTTTGCCTCCTATGGGCTTCATTGAAATAGTTGATTTGAGCGGGGTTGACGGGGAATTGAAAAAAGCATTTTTGGCGCTGAGCGAAAACTACTCCAATCTGACCCTTGAGAAAGTCAGCGACGGGCAATTGAATATGATTCATGATTGGATTGTAAAATCACTTGGCGAATTTAGCAAGAACAAGGTTGAAGGTCCAAAAAGAAACATCGACGATTACAATAGAATATTTCAGGAAATTATAGGTTGA
- a CDS encoding arsenate reductase/protein-tyrosine-phosphatase family protein translates to MKIIFLCSGNTSRSPMAEALFKDMLRDIDVSSAGFSTYSGEKADEYAILVCRKHGIDLTDFRTTNICDVDFENADLLLTATVSNRDKIRKLYPNVNAYTIKEYGGACDDLDIDDPSDGGLGDYVVCYFEIKEVLERIIEAHGELVDEDCE, encoded by the coding sequence ATGAAAATAATTTTTCTCTGCAGCGGAAACACTTCAAGAAGCCCGATGGCCGAAGCGTTATTTAAAGATATGCTGAGGGATATTGATGTTTCTTCAGCGGGCTTTTCCACATATTCCGGCGAAAAGGCCGATGAATATGCCATTCTTGTTTGCAGAAAACACGGCATTGATTTGACGGATTTCAGGACAACCAATATCTGTGACGTTGATTTTGAAAATGCCGATTTGCTTTTAACCGCCACAGTATCCAACAGGGATAAGATAAGAAAACTATATCCCAATGTAAATGCATATACAATTAAAGAGTATGGTGGAGCCTGTGATGATTTGGATATTGATGATCCCTCAGACGGCGGTTTGGGAGACTATGTAGTCTGCTATTTTGAAATTAAAGAGGTTTTGGAAAGGATTATTGAAGCCCATGGCGAATTGGTAGATGAGGATTGCGAATGA